A stretch of Pseudomonas sp. LS.1a DNA encodes these proteins:
- a CDS encoding sensor histidine kinase: MLDRHSLFWKLAILLVGFCLLMIGLSYTWGRHMETQNAFLSEPARQALRGYAAEAEQAWRSGGRAGLDRWVAAMHQRERGWIGVFDLNLRPLDSASVGPQTMQRLTRLRGVDWPMSRRSVEQPWLRIPFPGAPEQGMLVIELPQRFNPGQYRVLWRIVTNGIIPGLFTLLLCVGLYRMLIVPLNQLREQANAWRADQLSARLDPRTIARHDELGELARAFDQMAERLQGTVAMQQQLLRDLSHEMRTPLSRLRVACDGETDLQRLRERLTREVDCMQQLVEDTLQLAWQDAERAPMNLEPIEVQALWELLAENASYESGWAPARLRCEVPADCWVQGNLNHLAQALENMLRNAIRHSPAEGVVRLGGQREGSYWWLWLEDEGGGVAEEDLERIFAPFSRLDGSRPGDGGFGLGLSIARSAIQRQGGTLWAQNGKRGLRLWMRLPLHVPAPSRVNPLPQVHHYS, encoded by the coding sequence ATGCTCGACCGCCACTCGCTGTTCTGGAAGCTGGCGATCCTGCTGGTGGGCTTTTGCCTGCTGATGATCGGCCTCAGTTACACCTGGGGCCGGCACATGGAGACCCAGAATGCCTTCCTCTCGGAGCCTGCGCGGCAGGCCTTGCGTGGCTATGCCGCCGAGGCCGAGCAGGCCTGGCGCAGTGGTGGGCGGGCAGGGCTGGACCGCTGGGTGGCGGCGATGCACCAGCGCGAACGCGGCTGGATTGGTGTGTTCGACCTCAACCTGCGGCCGCTCGACAGCGCCAGCGTCGGCCCACAGACCATGCAGCGGCTGACCCGCCTGCGCGGTGTCGACTGGCCGATGAGCCGGCGCAGCGTCGAGCAGCCGTGGCTGCGCATACCGTTCCCGGGGGCACCGGAGCAGGGCATGCTGGTGATCGAGCTGCCGCAGCGCTTCAACCCCGGCCAGTACCGGGTGCTGTGGCGTATCGTCACCAACGGCATCATTCCCGGTCTGTTCACCCTGCTGTTGTGCGTGGGGCTGTACCGCATGCTGATCGTGCCGTTGAACCAGTTGCGCGAGCAGGCCAATGCCTGGCGCGCCGACCAGTTGTCCGCTCGCCTCGACCCACGCACCATCGCCCGGCATGACGAGCTGGGCGAACTGGCCCGTGCCTTCGACCAGATGGCCGAGCGGCTGCAGGGCACGGTAGCCATGCAGCAGCAGTTGCTGCGTGACCTGTCTCACGAAATGCGGACGCCACTCAGTCGGCTGCGGGTGGCCTGCGATGGCGAAACCGACCTGCAGCGCCTGCGCGAACGCCTGACACGGGAGGTGGACTGCATGCAGCAACTGGTCGAGGATACCCTGCAACTGGCCTGGCAGGATGCCGAACGTGCGCCGATGAACCTGGAGCCGATCGAGGTGCAGGCGCTGTGGGAGCTGCTGGCCGAGAATGCCAGCTACGAAAGCGGCTGGGCACCGGCGCGGCTACGCTGCGAAGTGCCGGCCGACTGCTGGGTGCAGGGCAACCTCAACCACCTGGCCCAGGCGCTGGAGAACATGTTGCGCAATGCCATTCGTCACTCGCCGGCCGAGGGTGTGGTGCGCCTTGGTGGGCAGCGTGAGGGCAGTTATTGGTGGCTGTGGCTGGAGGATGAGGGCGGAGGCGTGGCCGAAGAAGACCTGGAGCGGATTTTTGCACCGTTCTCGCGGCTGGACGGTTCGCGCCCAGGGGATGGCGGTTTCGGTCTGGGGCTGAGCATCGCCCGCAGTGCCATCCAGCGCCAGGGTGGCACCTTGTGGGCGCAGAATGGCAAGCGCGGGCTGCGACTGTGGATGCGCTTGCCATTACATGTGCCGGCCCCTTCGCGGGTGAACCCGCTCCCACAGGTTCATCACTACTCTTGA
- the cysM gene encoding cysteine synthase CysM, protein MTLQYPTIADCVGNTPLVRLQRIAGETSNTLLLKLEGNNPAGSVKDRPALSMITRAELRGQIKPGDTLIEATSGNTGIALAMAAAIKGYKMILIMPDNSTAERKAAMTAYGAELILVTKEEGMEGARDLAEKLQAEGRGLVLDQFANGDNPIAHYNSTGPEIWQQTQGTITHFISSMGTTGTIMGCSQYLKEQNPAVQIIGLQPMEGSAIPGIRRWPEEYLPKIFDASRVDRVVDMSQQEAEETTRRLAREEGIFCGVSSGGAVAAMLRLSREVENATMVAIICDRGDRYLSTGLFDPS, encoded by the coding sequence ATGACCTTGCAGTACCCAACCATCGCCGATTGCGTCGGCAATACGCCCCTGGTTCGCCTGCAGCGTATCGCTGGCGAAACCAGCAACACCCTTCTGCTCAAGCTCGAAGGTAACAATCCCGCCGGCTCGGTGAAGGATCGCCCGGCATTGTCGATGATCACCCGCGCCGAACTGCGCGGCCAGATCAAGCCCGGCGACACCTTGATCGAAGCCACTTCCGGCAACACCGGCATCGCCCTGGCGATGGCGGCGGCGATCAAGGGCTACAAGATGATCCTGATCATGCCCGACAACTCCACCGCCGAGCGCAAGGCCGCCATGACCGCCTACGGCGCCGAGCTGATCCTGGTGACCAAGGAAGAGGGCATGGAAGGCGCCCGTGACCTGGCCGAGAAGCTGCAAGCCGAAGGCCGTGGCCTGGTACTGGACCAGTTCGCCAACGGCGATAATCCGATCGCCCACTACAACAGCACCGGCCCCGAGATCTGGCAGCAGACCCAGGGCACCATCACCCATTTCATCAGTTCCATGGGTACCACCGGTACCATCATGGGCTGCTCGCAGTACCTCAAGGAACAGAACCCGGCGGTGCAGATCATTGGCCTGCAACCAATGGAAGGTTCTGCCATTCCAGGCATCCGCCGCTGGCCCGAGGAATACCTGCCGAAAATCTTCGACGCCAGCCGCGTCGACCGCGTGGTCGACATGTCGCAGCAGGAAGCCGAGGAAACCACCCGCCGCCTTGCCCGTGAAGAGGGCATTTTCTGCGGCGTGTCTTCCGGTGGTGCAGTCGCGGCCATGCTGCGCCTGTCTCGCGAGGTGGAAAATGCCACGATGGTCGCGATCATCTGCGACCGCGGCGACCGTTACCTGTCCACCGGCCTGTTCGACCCGAGCTAA
- the rlmD gene encoding 23S rRNA (uracil(1939)-C(5))-methyltransferase RlmD, which translates to MSKKKSNSGLRFQPAGGNRSPQVPVGKKQRLEIERLAGDGRGIAFHEGRTWFVSGALAGEAVEARVLNARGKVVEARLERLLQASPERRQAPCRYYERCGGCNLQHLPHQAQLALKQRTLAEQLQRVAGVQPDEWAAPLNGPEFGYRRRARVAVRWDVKARQLEVGFRAEASQDIIAIDDCAVLVQPLQSILRHLPTVLRSLSKPQALGHVELFSGTAEALLVRHVAPLPAEDLARLQAFCEQANAQLWLQGEGEPAPVDPAAQLGFALAPWQLELAWRPGDFVQVNAQVNTAMIEQALAWLAPQADERVLDLFCGLGNFALPLARQAREVVAVEGVQAMVDRAAANARNNNVHNARFFQADLSQPLAGAGWAAEGFSAVLLDPPRDGAFEVVQGIARLKARRLVYVSCNPATLARDAQVLVGQGYRLKRAGILDMFPQTAHVEAMALFEAG; encoded by the coding sequence ATGTCCAAGAAGAAAAGCAACAGCGGCCTGCGCTTTCAGCCGGCCGGCGGCAACCGCAGCCCCCAGGTCCCCGTGGGCAAGAAGCAGCGCCTGGAAATCGAGCGCCTGGCCGGTGATGGCCGGGGTATAGCCTTCCACGAGGGGCGCACCTGGTTCGTCAGTGGCGCCCTGGCCGGCGAGGCCGTGGAGGCGCGGGTGCTCAATGCCCGTGGCAAAGTGGTCGAGGCCCGCCTGGAGCGCCTGTTGCAGGCCAGCCCCGAGCGCCGTCAGGCACCGTGCCGGTATTACGAGCGCTGCGGTGGCTGCAACCTGCAGCACCTGCCGCACCAGGCGCAGCTGGCGCTCAAGCAGCGCACCCTGGCCGAACAGCTGCAGCGGGTGGCCGGTGTGCAGCCCGACGAGTGGGCTGCACCGCTGAACGGGCCGGAATTCGGTTACCGGCGCCGCGCCCGCGTGGCCGTGCGCTGGGACGTCAAGGCGCGCCAGCTGGAGGTCGGCTTCCGCGCCGAAGCCAGTCAGGACATCATTGCCATCGACGATTGCGCGGTGCTGGTACAGCCCTTGCAGTCGATTCTGCGCCACCTGCCGACTGTGCTGCGCTCGCTGAGCAAGCCGCAGGCGCTGGGCCATGTAGAACTGTTCAGCGGCACCGCCGAGGCGCTGTTAGTGCGCCATGTCGCACCGCTGCCGGCCGAAGACCTGGCCAGGCTGCAGGCGTTCTGCGAGCAGGCCAATGCCCAGTTGTGGCTGCAGGGCGAAGGTGAGCCGGCGCCAGTGGACCCGGCCGCGCAACTGGGCTTTGCCCTGGCACCGTGGCAGCTGGAACTGGCCTGGCGCCCAGGTGATTTCGTGCAGGTGAATGCCCAGGTCAACACGGCGATGATCGAGCAGGCCCTGGCCTGGCTCGCACCGCAGGCCGACGAGCGCGTGCTGGACCTGTTCTGCGGTCTGGGCAACTTTGCCCTGCCACTGGCTCGCCAGGCGCGTGAAGTGGTAGCAGTGGAAGGTGTGCAGGCCATGGTCGATCGGGCCGCGGCCAATGCCCGGAACAACAATGTGCATAACGCACGGTTTTTTCAGGCCGATTTATCGCAGCCTTTGGCAGGCGCCGGATGGGCCGCCGAGGGCTTTTCTGCGGTACTCTTGGATCCACCGCGCGACGGTGCTTTCGAGGTGGTGCAAGGCATCGCCCGCCTCAAGGCCAGAAGGCTGGTCTATGTATCGTGCAACCCGGCCACGCTGGCGCGAGACGCCCAAGTGCTGGTCGGCCAGGGGTACCGGTTAAAAAGGGCCGGGATTCTCGACATGTTTCCTCAGACGGCGCATGTCGAGGCCATGGCGTTATTCGAAGCGGGCTAG
- the relA gene encoding GTP diphosphokinase, producing MVQVRVHQPVNTDGSINLEAWLDHVVSVDSALDRAALKEACEFAHEVEKKGNPAKHSWADGTSSFQAGLEIAEILADLKLDQDSLVAAVIYRSVREGKVTLAEVSQHFGPVVSKLIDGVLRMAAISASLSPRQSLVLGSQAQVENLRKMLVAMVDDVRVALIKLAERTCAIRAVKAADDEKRLRVAREVFDIYAPLAHRLGIGHIKWELEDLSFRYLEPDQYKQIAKLLHERRLDRERFISEVMNQLQNELLATGVKADISGRAKHIYSIWRKMQRKGLEFSQIYDVRAVRVLVPEIRDCYTALGIVHTLWRHIPKEFDDYIANPKENGYRSLHTAVIGPEGKVLEVQIRTHGMHEEAELGVCAHWRYKGTDVKSSSNHYEEKISWLRQVLEWHEELGDIGGLAEQLRVDIEPDRVYVFTPDGHAIDLPKGATPLDFAYRVHTEIGHNCRGAKINGRIVPLNYSLQTGEQVEIITSKHGNPSRDWLNSNLGYVTTSRARAKIVHWFKLQARDQNVAAGKTLLERELSRLGLPQVDFERLAEKTNVKTAEDMFASLGAGDLRLAHLVNAAQQLLEPERIEQIELVPRKPTGPRTGKRGDIQIQGVGNLLTQMAGCCQPLPGDAIVGYITQGRGVSIHRQDCASVLQLAGKEPERMIQVSWGPIPVQTYPVDIVIRAYDRPGLLRDVSQVLLNEKINVLAVNTRSNKEDNTALMSLTIEIPGLDALGRLLGRISQLPNIIETRRNRTP from the coding sequence ATGGTACAGGTGAGAGTGCACCAGCCGGTCAACACCGACGGCAGTATCAATCTCGAAGCATGGTTGGACCATGTGGTAAGCGTCGATTCGGCACTGGATCGCGCAGCGCTGAAAGAGGCCTGCGAGTTTGCCCATGAGGTCGAGAAAAAGGGCAACCCGGCCAAGCATTCCTGGGCGGACGGTACGTCCAGCTTCCAGGCGGGCCTGGAGATCGCCGAAATCCTCGCCGACCTCAAGCTCGACCAGGACTCCCTGGTGGCGGCGGTCATCTACCGCTCGGTGCGCGAGGGCAAGGTCACCCTGGCCGAGGTCAGCCAGCACTTTGGTCCGGTGGTGTCCAAGCTGATCGACGGCGTGCTGCGCATGGCCGCCATCAGTGCCAGCCTCAGCCCACGGCAGTCGCTGGTGCTGGGCTCGCAGGCGCAGGTCGAGAACCTGCGCAAGATGCTCGTGGCCATGGTCGACGACGTGCGCGTGGCGCTGATCAAGCTGGCCGAACGCACCTGTGCGATCCGTGCGGTCAAGGCCGCCGACGACGAAAAACGCCTGCGTGTCGCGCGCGAGGTGTTCGACATCTATGCGCCGCTGGCGCACCGCCTGGGTATCGGCCACATCAAGTGGGAGCTGGAGGACCTGTCCTTCCGCTACCTGGAGCCTGACCAGTACAAACAGATCGCCAAGCTGCTGCACGAGCGCCGGCTGGACCGCGAGCGCTTCATCAGCGAGGTGATGAACCAGCTGCAGAACGAGCTGCTGGCCACTGGCGTCAAGGCCGACATCAGCGGCCGGGCGAAACACATCTATTCGATCTGGCGCAAGATGCAGCGCAAAGGCCTGGAATTCAGCCAGATCTACGACGTGCGTGCGGTACGCGTGCTGGTGCCGGAAATCCGCGACTGCTACACCGCACTGGGCATCGTGCACACCCTTTGGCGGCACATCCCCAAGGAGTTCGACGACTACATCGCCAACCCCAAGGAGAACGGCTATCGCTCGCTGCACACCGCAGTGATCGGCCCCGAGGGCAAGGTGCTGGAGGTGCAGATCCGTACCCACGGCATGCACGAGGAAGCCGAGCTTGGGGTTTGCGCCCACTGGCGCTACAAGGGCACCGACGTCAAGTCCAGCTCCAACCATTACGAAGAGAAGATCTCCTGGCTGCGCCAGGTGCTGGAATGGCACGAAGAGCTGGGCGACATTGGTGGCCTGGCCGAGCAGCTGCGGGTCGACATCGAGCCGGACCGGGTCTACGTATTCACCCCGGACGGCCACGCCATCGACTTGCCCAAGGGGGCCACGCCGCTGGACTTCGCCTACCGCGTGCATACCGAAATCGGCCACAACTGCCGCGGCGCCAAGATCAACGGGCGCATCGTGCCGCTCAACTACAGCCTGCAGACCGGCGAGCAGGTCGAGATCATCACCAGCAAGCACGGTAACCCCAGCCGTGACTGGTTGAACTCCAACCTGGGCTACGTCACCACCTCGCGGGCGCGGGCCAAGATCGTGCACTGGTTCAAGCTGCAGGCACGCGACCAGAACGTCGCCGCCGGCAAGACCTTGCTCGAACGCGAGCTCAGTCGCCTGGGCTTGCCGCAGGTGGATTTCGAGCGCCTGGCCGAGAAGACCAACGTCAAGACCGCCGAGGACATGTTCGCCTCGCTCGGTGCCGGCGACCTGCGCCTGGCGCATCTGGTCAACGCCGCCCAGCAGTTGCTGGAGCCCGAGCGCATCGAGCAGATCGAACTGGTACCGCGCAAACCTACCGGGCCGCGTACCGGCAAGCGTGGTGACATCCAGATCCAGGGGGTCGGTAACCTGCTGACGCAGATGGCCGGCTGCTGCCAGCCGCTGCCGGGCGACGCCATCGTCGGCTACATCACCCAGGGCCGCGGCGTGAGCATCCACCGCCAGGACTGCGCCTCGGTGCTGCAGTTGGCGGGCAAGGAGCCGGAGCGCATGATCCAGGTGAGCTGGGGGCCGATCCCGGTGCAGACCTACCCGGTCGACATCGTCATCCGTGCCTACGACCGCCCGGGGCTGCTGCGCGACGTGTCGCAGGTATTGCTGAACGAGAAGATCAACGTGCTGGCGGTGAACACCCGCTCGAACAAGGAAGACAACACCGCGCTGATGTCGCTGACCATCGAGATTCCGGGCCTGGACGCGCTGGGGCGCCTACTGGGGCGGATCTCGCAGTTGCCGAACATCATCGAGACGCGGCGTAATCGTACCCCTTGA
- the mazG gene encoding nucleoside triphosphate pyrophosphohydrolase, with the protein MIYTLEDLLHLMARLRDPQYGCPWDLKQNYASIVPHTIEEAYEVADTIERGDFEHLQGELGDLLFQVVYYSQLAREEGRFEFDGVVDSITRKLIRRHPHVFPTGELYAPVDTPSLSEAQVKSRWEEIKAEERAEKSQPEQLSLLDDVPAALPALSRAAKLQKRAATVGFDWPAALPVLDKVREELDEVLQAMADGDADALEDEIGDLLFATVNLARHLKHDPEHALRRANRKFERRFRFIEQALRDSGRPIEDCNLDELDALWGEAKRQEKNLPSCG; encoded by the coding sequence ATGATCTACACCCTCGAAGACCTGCTGCACCTCATGGCCCGCCTGCGCGACCCGCAGTATGGATGCCCGTGGGACCTGAAGCAGAACTACGCGAGCATCGTCCCGCACACCATCGAAGAGGCCTACGAGGTTGCCGACACCATCGAGCGCGGCGATTTCGAGCACTTGCAAGGTGAACTGGGCGACCTGCTGTTCCAGGTGGTCTACTACAGCCAGCTGGCCCGCGAGGAGGGGCGTTTCGAGTTCGATGGCGTGGTCGACAGCATCACCCGCAAGCTCATTCGCCGTCACCCGCACGTGTTCCCCACCGGCGAGCTGTACGCGCCGGTAGACACCCCCAGCCTGAGCGAGGCCCAGGTCAAGTCACGCTGGGAAGAGATCAAGGCCGAAGAGCGCGCGGAAAAGAGCCAGCCCGAACAGCTGTCGCTGCTCGACGACGTGCCGGCAGCATTGCCGGCGTTGTCGCGGGCAGCCAAACTGCAAAAGCGCGCGGCCACGGTCGGTTTCGACTGGCCTGCGGCATTGCCGGTGCTGGACAAGGTCCGCGAAGAGCTGGATGAAGTGCTGCAGGCCATGGCCGACGGCGATGCCGATGCGCTCGAGGATGAAATCGGCGACCTGTTGTTCGCCACCGTCAACCTGGCCCGCCACCTCAAGCATGATCCGGAACATGCCCTGCGCCGTGCCAATCGCAAGTTCGAGCGGCGTTTCCGCTTCATCGAACAGGCATTGCGCGACAGTGGCCGACCCATCGAAGATTGTAACCTTGACGAACTGGATGCCCTTTGGGGGGAAGCCAAACGTCAGGAAAAGAACCTGCCCAGCTGCGGCTGA
- a CDS encoding DUF2058 domain-containing protein, whose product MSLSLRDQLLKAGLVNQKQVSQANKAEKKQKRLEHKGQVEVDDSQQRMAKEAMAEKAKRDQELNRQQQEKAEQKARAAQIKQLIEATRLPKLSTEDYYNFVDDKKVKRIAVNALMRTKLSNGALAVVSFAGGYEVIPREAALKIQERDPNRILLLNTHVEEADEDDPYAAYKIPDDLMW is encoded by the coding sequence ATGAGCCTTTCCCTTCGCGACCAATTGCTCAAAGCCGGTCTGGTCAACCAGAAACAGGTTTCCCAGGCCAACAAGGCCGAGAAGAAACAGAAACGCCTGGAACACAAAGGCCAGGTCGAGGTGGACGACAGCCAGCAGCGCATGGCCAAGGAAGCCATGGCCGAGAAAGCCAAGCGTGACCAGGAACTGAACCGCCAACAGCAGGAAAAAGCCGAACAGAAGGCGCGGGCCGCGCAGATCAAGCAACTGATCGAAGCGACTCGCCTGCCGAAGCTGAGCACCGAGGACTACTACAACTTCGTCGACGACAAGAAGGTCAAGCGCATTGCCGTCAATGCCCTGATGCGCACCAAGCTGAGCAATGGCGCGCTGGCCGTGGTGTCGTTTGCCGGTGGCTACGAGGTGATCCCTCGTGAGGCGGCGCTGAAGATCCAGGAGCGCGACCCCAACCGTATCCTGCTGCTGAATACCCATGTCGAGGAAGCGGACGAGGACGACCCGTACGCGGCCTACAAGATCCCTGATGATCTGATGTGGTAA
- a CDS encoding DUF3108 domain-containing protein, with product MRRALLLALAVLALPLQAADLKPFSASYTADWKQLPMSGTAERSLVKNANGTWDLNFKASMMIASLTEQSSLRMDNDTLLPQKYHFERGGLGKAKKVDLTFDWNSKKVTGSDRGDAVSLPLNRGVLDKSSYQLALQHDVAAGKKSMTYQVVDGDEIDTYDFRVLGTEKVTTKTGQVDAVKVERVRDPSQSKRITELWFAKNWDYLLVQLRQVETDGKEYVIVLQDGTVDGKPVKGN from the coding sequence ATGCGTCGCGCCCTGCTCTTGGCTCTCGCCGTGCTCGCCCTGCCCCTCCAGGCAGCTGATCTGAAGCCTTTCTCGGCCAGCTATACCGCCGACTGGAAGCAGCTGCCCATGAGCGGCACCGCCGAACGCAGCCTGGTCAAGAATGCCAACGGTACCTGGGACCTTAACTTCAAGGCCTCCATGATGATCGCCAGCCTGACCGAGCAAAGCTCCCTGCGCATGGACAACGACACCCTGCTGCCGCAGAAGTACCACTTCGAGCGTGGCGGCCTGGGCAAGGCCAAGAAGGTCGACCTGACCTTCGACTGGAACAGCAAGAAGGTCACCGGCAGCGACCGTGGCGACGCCGTCAGCCTGCCGCTGAACCGCGGCGTGCTGGACAAGTCGTCCTACCAGCTGGCCCTGCAGCATGACGTGGCCGCCGGCAAGAAGAGCATGACCTACCAGGTGGTCGACGGTGACGAGATCGACACCTACGACTTCCGCGTGCTGGGCACTGAGAAAGTCACCACCAAGACCGGCCAGGTCGATGCGGTGAAGGTCGAGCGCGTGCGCGACCCAAGCCAGAGCAAGCGCATTACCGAGCTGTGGTTCGCCAAGAACTGGGACTATCTGCTGGTGCAACTGCGCCAGGTCGAGACCGATGGCAAGGAATACGTGATCGTGCTGCAAGATGGCACGGTCGATGGCAAGCCGGTGAAGGGCAACTGA
- the purN gene encoding phosphoribosylglycinamide formyltransferase → MPSKTCNVVVLLSGSGSNLQALIDSCQGQDSQVRIRAVVSNRADAYGLQRAAAAGIDSVVLEHTQFDGREAFDAALMARIDGFAPDLVVLAGFMRILSGDFVRHYQGRLLNIHPSLLPKYKGLHTHRRALEAGDAEHGCSVHFVTEELDGGPLVVQAVVPVASDDTIESLAQRVHRQEHLIYPLAVRWFAEGRLRLGEQGALLDGQPLAASGHLIRS, encoded by the coding sequence ATGCCAAGCAAGACCTGCAATGTAGTGGTACTGCTGTCGGGCTCCGGCAGCAACCTGCAAGCGCTGATCGACAGCTGCCAAGGCCAGGACAGCCAGGTGCGCATCCGTGCGGTGGTTTCCAACCGTGCCGATGCCTACGGCCTGCAACGCGCCGCGGCGGCCGGCATCGACAGCGTCGTGCTCGAGCACACCCAGTTCGACGGCCGTGAAGCCTTCGATGCCGCGCTGATGGCGCGCATCGACGGTTTTGCCCCGGACCTGGTGGTGCTGGCCGGTTTCATGCGCATCCTCAGTGGCGACTTCGTGCGCCACTACCAGGGCCGCCTGCTCAACATCCACCCGTCGCTGCTGCCCAAATACAAGGGCCTGCATACCCACCGCCGGGCACTGGAGGCAGGCGACGCCGAGCATGGCTGCAGCGTACACTTCGTGACTGAGGAACTCGATGGCGGCCCACTGGTCGTACAGGCTGTGGTACCGGTGGCGTCTGACGACACCATCGAAAGCCTGGCACAGCGGGTACACCGCCAGGAGCACCTGATTTACCCGCTGGCGGTGCGCTGGTTCGCTGAAGGGCGCTTGCGTCTTGGCGAACAGGGTGCATTACTGGATGGCCAACCCCTGGCGGCCAGCGGTCACTTGATTCGATCCTAG
- the purM gene encoding phosphoribosylformylglycinamidine cyclo-ligase, translating into MSKQPSLSYKDAGVDIDAGEALVERIKGVAKRTARPEVMGGLGGFGALCEIPAGYKQPVLVSGTDGVGTKLRLALNLNKHDSIGQDLVAMCVNDLVVCGAEPLFFLDYYATGKLNVDVAATVVTGIGAGCELAGCSLVGGETAEMPGMYEGEDYDLAGFCVGVVEKAEIIDGSKVATGDALIALPSSGPHSNGYSLIRKILEVSATDIENTQLDGKPLTDLLMAPTRIYVKPLLQLIKNTGAVKAMAHITGGGLLDNIPRVLPANAQAVIDVASWQRPAVFDFLQEKGNVDEHEMHRVLNCGVGMVICVAQDQVEAALNELRAAGEQPWVIGHIAEAAEGAAQVELQNLKAH; encoded by the coding sequence ATGAGCAAGCAACCCTCCCTGAGCTACAAGGACGCCGGTGTAGACATCGACGCCGGCGAAGCACTGGTCGAACGCATCAAGGGCGTGGCAAAACGCACCGCACGCCCTGAAGTCATGGGTGGCCTGGGCGGCTTCGGCGCCCTCTGCGAGATCCCGGCCGGCTACAAGCAGCCGGTGCTGGTCTCCGGCACCGACGGCGTCGGCACCAAGCTGCGCCTGGCACTGAACCTGAACAAGCACGACAGCATCGGCCAGGACCTGGTCGCCATGTGCGTCAACGACCTGGTCGTGTGCGGCGCCGAGCCGCTGTTCTTCCTCGACTACTATGCCACCGGCAAACTGAACGTCGACGTGGCCGCCACCGTGGTCACCGGCATCGGTGCCGGTTGCGAACTGGCCGGCTGCTCGCTGGTCGGTGGTGAAACCGCCGAAATGCCAGGCATGTACGAAGGCGAAGACTACGACCTGGCCGGCTTCTGCGTCGGCGTGGTGGAAAAGGCCGAGATCATCGATGGCTCCAAGGTTGCCACCGGTGACGCACTGATCGCCCTGCCGTCCTCGGGCCCGCACTCCAACGGCTACTCGCTGATCCGCAAGATCCTCGAAGTGTCCGCCACCGACATCGAGAACACCCAGCTGGACGGCAAGCCACTGACCGACCTGCTGATGGCGCCGACCCGCATCTACGTCAAGCCGCTGCTGCAGCTGATCAAGAACACCGGCGCGGTCAAGGCCATGGCCCACATCACCGGTGGCGGCCTGCTGGACAACATCCCGCGCGTACTGCCGGCCAACGCCCAGGCGGTCATCGACGTGGCCAGCTGGCAGCGCCCGGCGGTGTTCGACTTCCTGCAGGAAAAAGGCAACGTCGACGAGCATGAAATGCACCGCGTGCTGAACTGCGGCGTCGGCATGGTCATCTGCGTGGCCCAGGATCAGGTAGAAGCCGCCCTGAACGAACTGCGCGCCGCTGGCGAGCAGCCATGGGTGATCGGCCACATCGCCGAAGCCGCCGAGGGCGCTGCCCAGGTCGAGCTGCAGAACCTCAAGGCACACTGA